AAGATTGGTCAATTCCCTACATAGGACTCACGTATAGGCCTGTTCTGTAAGAAATAGACCAATGATCATTAAAATCGTATTAATAACAAACCAAAATAATGTACAATAAGATTACCAAAAGAAGAATAGGAGTTAATAATAATGACACTCTTTTAATTAATCAGAACTTTGAATACATACAACAAATGATCCCAATATTCCAATTTGTCAGGAAGCATAGCCAAACTTAATGAGCAATAAACGGGTGCAATGGGATTTGAATTTCAATGATTAGAAATAATGAACCATTATATATATGTTTCCAGCATAAAGTAGTGGGTAGGAGATGGGAATTGATCTGTTTCATTCTCGAAAATGTCTACGACAGTCTGAGGATTGAGCAGAAAAATAACAAGTCAAATTCTTATCATGATTCATGAAGTAGTAGGCATGTTCTGTTCTGTTTTAGCCTAGTTTATGCATGGTCCACGGTAATCATTACCATaatgcaaaaacaaaaaattgtctTAATAAGTAAGgttattattttcatatttgATCCTTTGACTTACATTACAACTTTACATATATATAGTCAAAGTTTGGAGTTACATCCACCCATCCtctatttaaaaaattctttcttttttcggtaatagttatttttatgacGTGGTTAGACTAAttaaattatgataaaaaattaatatgtagttatttttatgtaaaattattaataatttaaaatgattaaataatttaatgtttGACTAAGTTACATATGTTAGTtattaattataactttatataaaaataattatatttaaattttcagcTTATATATAGACTATTATTGTCTTATAAAGTTATTTAGTGGAAACAAATgggataaattattaataatgcatgcttatatgtattatttctatcttaatatttttttttttatcattcgtGTATGTCGTTTGTGATTGTCACTTATTTTCAGGCCTGTGCAGTGCAGGGCaacttaattatatataattttaaagtttaataCCACATGGTGGCTAATTAAGTAGTctctaaaaagataaattaagtTATAATGGTCATGATCTTGGGGAGTGAACGAAGTTTTCAATTATGATGTTTAACTGGATTTCCGGGCACTAATTAAGATCAAGGTCAAACATATATATCTTCCTATATATACGAGTCACACAACAATATGAGGACAGGTAAGCATTGAAATCTTATTTCCATACATTCATTATTCATATGTTTGTCATCCACGAAAGAGTATGAAACTGATAAGAATTAAAAGTGGTCATGTTTTTTATGCTAGGTTGGTAGGTTTTGGATTTGGTAGTATTCTCTAAGAAAAAAGTTATTTgtaattctttttaaaataatcataaaatgaattttatttctttttaaaaaggtttcttgtatttttttttaatactttttttcaTTGATCCATTTGTTGGATAATTTGGTGCATAATTTCAACATTTTTGATAgatcccctttttattgttgtttaaaatTTTGTTCTATCCTTCTTaatttgagaagaaattaaaataaggTTCATATATATTAGAATTGAAAATATCGAAACTAGTTTTATCTGAAAAAGAACATTGTGGTTGAAAATGAAGAAACTACCAAAATAATAACACGATAAAGATATGAAATGCATGTAACATATTCTATATTTAGAAAATTAAACTGTTGTTTGTCAATGAAGGACAAGAATTCTTGTTATGTTTGAAATAGAATATACTTATTAGTATCCTAGTAGAGAACTTGCCCTGATGTAATTGTTGTGTTTAACGATAATTTTGATTTATGGTAATTAATTTGGATTGACTGAGAAGTATTTGAATTTGAGGATGTATAGGATGTGCttggtttatattttttatttttaagattttagaaaaaattaaaaaatataaaaataaactatattttCTGTACCtaatgtttgtaatttttttaaaaatatttctatatttaattatatttaattttatccttaacttttttactttgcattaaaattatccttaaattttaatttcatctaaaattttaagaacaaaataaaaaatatttaaaataattttaaaataaataaaaaatattaaaaataaaattgaatcaataaaaaatattaaaaacaaaattaaataaaattaaatattaaaatatttttaaaaaataaaaaatattaaaaataaaaaaatactttatttaaaatataataaataaaattatattttctatttttaattttattttttataaaaaataaaaacacaaactaaATACTCTTTAATCTTGCAACTGTACTAATAATTCTAAGTCAACATTGTAACAGGTAGTGTGTGAAGCTAAGTCATTAAATAGCCATTAAATATGGGGATAGATTAAATAACTATGGGATAATTAAGTGAAGTGCTACAGTACCGTCATACTCCCCTATACTTACAGCTGTGCAAAAttgaaaactttaaattattaCATGAACCCTATTTTTAGCCCAAACATGAAACATGGAACCATCCCGTGAGACCCTTATTACTAAACCTACTCGTATCCAACAGATACGACTTACGTATATGACTATATGTCTCTTTATGCGCCATTCATTCCAACTTTCCAACTCATATTCTACTATCCCCGTATCCCATACACATACATCATATATATACATCCATACATACACTTCCCATTTTGCACATATTCAATCTCTGTTAAAAATATTTGGCTACttcaacaacatttattttaGTGCAGATTTTCACTAATTAAGCACttaataagttttaaaattaacatAGTCTAAATACTTTAAATAATCTTAAATTATATTCTTGTGAAAAGTTACCTATATTTATGAACACACACAAATACAATAATGAATTATTACACACATATAGGATTATTCTAATATATGTCTATGTTACAATAGTAACGAtggttataatattttaaaaaatattactaaaattaaagtaataaattttttattatttaataattttttttaaaatattactaaaaaaattaccaaaatataattaaaaatataactttaatttaATAATACTTGCATAGTTATTATAGCCAccataaatataaatattctaCAAtctcccatatatatatatatatatatatatatatatatatatatatatatatataatagctttaaaaaagaaaaagaaattggcTATCAATAAGAGAATGGGGACACCGTGCAGCTTTAAAAAGTTTCCAGTATAATAAAAGCCAGAAAAAAATTTTCTTGTTGTGTCCAAATCttggtaattttttaaaattttatatagtaATTATTGTGGGGACATATTTGGTGTTCTCCCCCTCAATACACCTGTGTGGTAAAAGGTGTTGGAAAAACCAAAAAATGCAAAGTCCCACTCTGAACCCTGAAGAAAGAGCAAAAACTATCATATGGTCAAGTCATTGTTAAGGGAAAAAAAATGGCACAACCTACTACGGTTCTCATCAAATCAATTACACCTTCTTTTGAGAAGAACCATTCATTTATCACTTTGGGGGCCTAAATCTGAAACCCACATGGAGGCATGCAGGTCCTTCTTTTATTCACACTATGTGCGACCTGAGGGgtgcaacaacaacaactaacaataataatagttaCTATATTAAGAAGCATACAAAGATATTAATGACAAAACTTTATTCCCAAGATCTCTCCAAGCATTGGAACAAGTAGAGACAATATTAAAATTAAGACACATTGTATCTCTGCCATGCATTCATAAAAGTAAATAACGATCGGAATAGTGTATGTATCTCatggttgcaactcgtgaactcTTGGTGTGATGAGTGGTGACTTTGGGGCGCTCGGTCCTCGATCAAAGAAACTTAATATATGATATTGGCTTATGAGATGTGATAAATctttaaatatacatatatatccaCACACAATGAGTTTAAGAAATATTTCTCcataatgtaattatttgagaCACCTGCCTGTCTCTGTGTGTGGCtcataataatcaatgcatacaTTGGTCAAAGGTACATATAATTGTCATTGTGGTTTTTAAGATGTGGGAAAGCTAGCGAGCTAGTTCTTGGGAGGCTTTGGGATCCTGGCTTTATCACTCACTTGATTAATTATTTCATCAAGTCTTTAGgcgataaataaataaggaagacaACAAGGTAATTAGCATCTCTTAAACtctcaaaaaaataatttgttaagtAGAAATacacaaatttatttttatcttatgttaaaatttttattggaccgtcttctcaaaatttttattttattttaatttaaattctgaCTGTCTTTTTTTAGACATGAAAAAACATTGTGTTAATATATTGTAATGGCAATTTGgagatgttaatttttttattttaattaataaatcttATCTTTAGATTTGAcgttaataaaatttgttaagaaATCTAATGGTTAAAttctttttgaaatttaaattcaaaattttgtggtgcacaaataaaaaattccaatttgtattgatgtaattttttttactataaattaagtaaaaaaatcagattaaaatatttaaatataaaataataaatttgagaaTTAGAATCCGTCTAATATCTTTGGCCGTTGGTCCACAAAAATGCATTACACCCCTCAATACAATACAGTGTTGGCTCAATAGACTAAAGAGTTTTAATTGAGTTAAGTTGgagacataaaaattaaaaaggttTGAGACATTACTAGATGCAAAACGGCTTTTTCATGTGATTTCATCACTTGGAAAAAGACTTTAAAGAACGTTCTATTTCTTTGTGGTTGCTTCAATCTTGCTCTATCTATATCCCCTGTGGTACACCTTTCCTTCcttttataatatatatctaCTTACATGAAATAGCTGAGGACTCTCCTTTTGCTTTGCTTCTTTGGTTTTATCTCCTTTGACGAAACCCTTAGATTCTCCTCTTTCGCTGCATTGATGCAAGAGAAAGCCTAAAGACACCCAATGTGTATTCATTCCTTTTTCTCTCTCGTTTCAACACTATTACCCGccccttttcctctttctcttaTCTCACTTACTCTCAACAATTAtatatcttataaaaaaaaaaaaaagtaaatttaatcAAAGGACTATAAAATATTTCTTATAGCTGGTAATTAGATGAAGAATTCCAAGTTGTAACATTATAAAATACTTTTGAAGGCAACTCCACGCTTAATATAAAATGAAAATTCTTTACGGAAGAAAAGAGAGAGTAATATTATAGAACAACATGAGGGTAGTGAGTAGTGAGAGAAGCGCATGATGGATTGATAATAAGTGCACGAGGCACGCCATACCCCCCATGCAGATAACAACATCATTCTATGCCTTTGTGTTTGCAATGGAGGACATAGACAACGCAAACTAGTGGGCCTTTTCCTACCTACTTATTTGCGATACAATAATCTACAAATTGCAATGAAAACCCTACACATCTATCAATAACTTGTCTTTCTTTTCTCAATAGGTTTGATCATGCTGTTTTCTTCCTTTTCATAATTCTTTGGTATCTACTTACATGACGTTAGGTGAATACGAGTCACTTTTTTGGACTGGacctaatttattaattttctcTTGAATCTTGTAAAGGTCCAAAGAGCCAGTGTGTATATGGTTTTCGGTAATGGTTCACAAGCAGAGAAAAGGGCCGAAGCCCAAGATAAAGAGGGTTAGGCCCAATGTTGATTAGAGTAGACCCACATGAAGCATTATCctctgaccaaaaaaaaaagcattatCCGAAATTGGGAAATGAAGATGTGGCGATGTGGCAGCCACGTGGCAAGAGCACCTTATCCAAGAAAAACCGTTGCCTCTCGTTTAAGATTTTTAACCCATCATCATATCATCTCATCATCCTCGATTCATCTTCCTCTTACTGTTTGTGTAAGCATGGCTTCCACCACACTGCCCTCTATAGCCCCTTCGCAGGTAAACCTACACACGGTGTTTTGAGTTTGAATAAggaatcataattatcataacaTGTTGGTTGGTTGTGTTGATTTCAGCTATGTTCTAGGAGGCGTGGGGTACTGTGCCCCTCATCGTCATGTTCAAGGAAAGAGGTGAAGATTGGGAAGGGAAAAGGGATGAGAGTGGTATGCATGGCGACGAGTATTCCAGCTGACAGAGTACCTGACATGGGGAAGAGACAGCTCATGAATCTTCTCCTCCTTGGTGCTGTTGCTCTCCCCTCTACTGGAATGCTCATTCCTTATACCTATTTCTTCGTCCCTCCTGGgtaattcatcttttttttttctttcttccttccttcctttcCATTCACCATCATATAGAGAGAGAGTTTCATGCAAATGATTGATTACAGTTCAGGATCTGCTACTGGTGGTACTGTTGCAAAGGATGCACTTGGAAATGATGTGCTTGCAGACCAATGGCTCAAGGCGCATGGACCTGGTGACCGTACACTTACACAAGGATTGAAGGTATACACTATACATACatagtttttcaaatttttcataaTATGAATGTTGTTCATGAGGTGTATTTTACAGGGAGATCCAACGTACCTTGTGGTGGAGAAAGACAGAACACTGGCAACATATGGGATTAATGCGGTGTGCACTCACCTTGGTTGTGTGGTGCCGTGGAATGCAGCGGAGAACAAGTTCATCTGCCCTTGCCATGGATCCCAGTACAATGACCAAGGAAGAGTTGTCAGAGGACCTGCTCCTTTGGTaagcaaattttcaaaaattcttcactTTTCTATCTGTGACTAGAAACAACACTAGTGAATAATTTTCTTGTTATTGGTGGACAGTCTCTGGCATTGGCGCATTGTGATGTGGATGATGGGAAGGTGGTGTTTGTTCCATGGGTTGAGACTGATTTCAGAACCGGTGACGCTCCCTGGTGGGCTTAGACTACTCTTCTTCCATTCTCACACCTCCCACATACACATATCATCATATGTAATCTATAATTCAAACTCTATCTCTTCTTCTATTCATATATAAACATGCTAGTATATAACATAAGATGGAACCTCATAATTCTTCTCTTGCATGTCTTCTTCACTTCCCCTGGATGCCATTTCCGTCTCTGAATTCCTCCCAATTTATATATTAAACTTTGTGTAAATACAAACTCGCTTAATCTCTAATACTTTCTTCAATAACAATTGGGATGCAAATGATGAGATAGATTCAAATCTATTAAAAAACCAAGTTCATTTGACTCAAGTGTGAATGAATCAAGTGCTTATACTAAAAGCTTAGAATAATATAATGCTGTCAAGTTTGGAAGTGGTAGCGGaatgaaattttaaattgaattagTATCAATTTAGATTGGCTTATTTGagtaaagttttttttattaaaaacaaaatatttttattaaatcttaaatatattttaaattatttaagtacAATACGAAATGTAAAAACGTGATCTATCGATCCTTTAGACTTTCAAAATTTTACTGGAAATAGGAGAGTGGGTTGGTGGAAATAATTTGAATAGTATATATGAAGTTAGTTAGTAGTTTAATTTCCACCTTCACAACCTCATTGTCGTTCCTCAGCGTTGAAGTAATAGCCATGTGAATCCAACGAAGGGACTAATAAATGAttttgcaataaaagaaaattgagggatttgaaaattatttccaGTACGCCAACTTCTGTGGCATCTTGTACGTCATTGTAAATGTTGACTTATAATGGATACAAATGAATTACTAGTACTATTATTAGCAGTAGTAATATGTGTAACGGATGTGGATACATAGAAGAATAATGATGCATATGCCAGCCGATTGATTTGAATAACACTATTACACTAAGTGTGAGCATGATGGCAAAGTCAACGGTCCCATCCCAACTGCGAAATATGAAGTATGAACGCAAACCATGAGCCATTGAATTTCACGCAGCATTCATATTGATCCATTTATTTATCTACTTAAATAAATATTGGAATTTGAGTCTTAATTTAcacttataataatttattaatcgacgataaattttttaataaaatttaaattcgtaacaaattaatttttgatttatcaaattaaaaaatatcatatacaataaaaaatatttatgt
This region of Arachis hypogaea cultivar Tifrunner chromosome 8, arahy.Tifrunner.gnm2.J5K5, whole genome shotgun sequence genomic DNA includes:
- the LOC112707058 gene encoding cytochrome b6-f complex iron-sulfur subunit, chloroplastic, which translates into the protein MKHYPLTKKKSIIRNWEMKMWRCGSHVARAPYPRKTVASRLRFLTHHHIISSSSIHLPLTVCVSMASTTLPSIAPSQLCSRRRGVLCPSSSCSRKEVKIGKGKGMRVVCMATSIPADRVPDMGKRQLMNLLLLGAVALPSTGMLIPYTYFFVPPGSGSATGGTVAKDALGNDVLADQWLKAHGPGDRTLTQGLKGDPTYLVVEKDRTLATYGINAVCTHLGCVVPWNAAENKFICPCHGSQYNDQGRVVRGPAPLSLALAHCDVDDGKVVFVPWVETDFRTGDAPWWA